One genomic window of Pocillopora verrucosa isolate sample1 chromosome 8, ASM3666991v2, whole genome shotgun sequence includes the following:
- the LOC136282750 gene encoding uncharacterized protein — MGDSQGEQTQSFLVEAMGYKKEPDPEKSKKAIFAVREVVNREFPTIYRTRGMACAVIVGGKERLLTWHGVIDERDKAKKIELHRCSKNFFTNNKKYRLQVSQIKQISSSSLSVIRGDAPTPSKDFEIPYLTLKVPGRDEKRKDVMAHSFIGCKDFMKFNFKYNSDKRKHELDSPNKKDCIFEKSSIFGSPIITNDFHVIGVVGEDPDGQPRPHFLTKTEFDGICGTEHQEKEYREYWTGNVQGFLDVCASRPSLGQSLYETNQEECQESGIEDLKLVPGHDKTSSSTETVPALKSEEEIIPPEYLPYLALDMQEKIEGEALEMMNRRFNVSYEEKWWYLDDNPPDHLYYYLPNMEKEEEKALKMFGSSLGLADGEIDGIKNKNHGFYERCYKVLKTWRQRDGTYVNLAKALEKHAFEAAFHKYCLRKHDPLTEKTEELPKKLKQGCVSEGDLQNISLKVQRERKRVGRALGLDDEKLDAIEEEHRDDISEQSYQILLKWKRKKGTEATYHALARALCDRTVMMKHVLNDYCLK; from the exons ATGGGTGATTCTCAAGGTGAGCAAACGCAAAGTTTCTTGGTGGAAGCGATGGGTTATAAAAAAGAGCCAGATCCCGAGAAGTCCAAGAAGGCTATCTTTGCAGTAAGGGAAGTTGTTAACAGAGAATTCCCTACAATTTACAGAACAAGAGGAATGGCTTGTGCCGTTATAGTTGGAGGGAAGGAACGTCTGCTAACTTGGCACGGTGTAATCGACGAACGCGATAAAGCCAAAAAAATAGAGTTGCATCGGTGTTCGAAAAACTTTTTTACTAACAATAAAAAGTATCGGCTTCAAGTGTCACAGATCAAGCAAATTAGCTCTTCTTCCTTGTCAGTAATACGAGGCGATGCACCCACGCCAAGTAAGGATTTTGAAATTCCTTACTTAACGTTGAAAGTTCCAGGAAGGGATGAAAAGAGGAAAGATGTCATGGCACACTCATTCATCGGATGCAAAGATTTCATGAAATTTAACTTCAAATACAATAGCGACAAGAGAAAGCACGAACTTGATTCTCCTAACAAGAAGGATTGTATTTTTGAGAAATCTTCCATCTTTGGATCCCCCATCATTACAAACGACTTTCACGTCATTGGTGTAGTAGGAGAGGATCCTGATGGACAACCTCGCCCCCACTTCTTGACAAAAACAGAATTTG atgGTATATGTGGAACAGAACATCAAGAAAAGGAATATAGAGAGTATTGGACTGGTAATGTTCAAGGTTTCCTAGATGTCTGTG CTTCAAGACCTTCATTAGGTCAATCTCTTTATGAGACTAACCAGGAAGAGTGTCAAGAATCGGGGATTGAGGACCTAAAACTTGTGCCTG GTCATGACAAGACGTCCTCCAGCACTGAAACAGTCCCTGCTCTCAAGTCTGAAGAGGAAA TCATTCCTCCTGAGTATCTCCCCTACCTTGCATTGGATATGCAAGAAAAAATAGAAGGAGAGGCCTTGGAGATGATGAACAGACGTTTTAACGTTTCTTATGAAGAAAAATGGTGGTATCTCGATG ACAATCCTCCTGACCATCTCTACTACTATCTACCGAatatggaaaaagaagaagaaaaggcCTTGAAGATGTTTGGGAGTAGTTTAGGCCTTGCTGATGGAGAAATTGATggtattaaaaacaaaaaccatggGTTCTACGAAAGGTGTTATAAAGTGCTCAAAACCTGGCGGCAACGCGATGGTACTTATGTCAATCTTGCAAAAGCCTTAGAGAAGCATGCGTTTGAAGCGGCGTTTCATAAATACTGCCTCAGGAAACATGATCCACTTACGGAGAAAACTGAGGAACTGC CAAAAAAACTGAAGCAAGGATGTGTTAGCGAAGGAGACCTTCagaacatttctttaaaagtcCAGCGAGAACGTAAGAGAGTAGGGAGAGCCCTCGGGTTAGACGACGAAAAATTGGACGCGATAGAGGAAGAACATCGGGACGACATATCTGAGCAGTCCTACCAGATACTGCTGAAATGGAAGCGGAAGAAGGGTACTGAAGCCACTTACCATGCCCTTGCTCGAGCTTTGTGTGATCGCACTGTCATGATGAAACATGTTCTGAATGACTATTGCCTCAAATGA